A single window of Archangium gephyra DNA harbors:
- a CDS encoding tetratricopeptide repeat protein codes for MSSAIALAAVVAFLPLTSRAEEQSERYIAAGERLYESLEYERALAQFAQARRLPRNLAQDVRIALFEGLILSDMGMHEEAVAAFKSALLLEPEAALPAPASPQVTREFEGIRKEAREELAARDRKQREARTEAAPVRTNTARLTPVSTPTPRPTWLSSSIALGKVQVPVPALVLLGSGAVAGGVGGIFGLQSRAQIQAAHEAPFRNEMVARHGEAVSTARVANILFGVAGLLGTGAAATWLFSSPPMDSHAQENR; via the coding sequence ATGTCCTCCGCCATCGCGCTCGCTGCCGTGGTGGCATTCCTTCCCCTCACATCACGTGCGGAGGAGCAATCCGAGCGCTACATCGCCGCTGGCGAGCGTCTGTACGAGTCACTTGAGTATGAGCGCGCCCTGGCCCAGTTCGCCCAGGCCCGGCGCCTCCCCAGGAACCTCGCTCAGGATGTGCGCATTGCCCTCTTCGAGGGCCTCATCCTCTCGGACATGGGGATGCACGAGGAGGCCGTGGCGGCTTTCAAGTCGGCCCTGCTGTTGGAGCCGGAAGCGGCGCTGCCCGCGCCCGCCTCCCCCCAGGTGACGCGAGAGTTCGAGGGAATCCGCAAGGAGGCACGCGAAGAGCTGGCTGCTCGCGACCGCAAGCAGCGGGAGGCTCGCACGGAGGCGGCCCCGGTGCGGACGAACACGGCTCGCCTGACCCCCGTCTCGACACCAACGCCGCGCCCGACCTGGTTGAGCTCCTCGATAGCGCTGGGCAAGGTACAGGTTCCCGTTCCCGCGCTCGTGCTGCTCGGCAGTGGCGCGGTCGCGGGCGGGGTGGGCGGCATCTTCGGGCTTCAGTCCCGTGCTCAGATCCAGGCCGCGCACGAGGCGCCTTTTCGCAATGAGATGGTTGCTCGGCATGGCGAGGCCGTGAGCACCGCACGCGTGGCCAACATCCTCTTCGGTGTCGCTGGACTGCTGGGGACCGGTGCGGCTGCAACCTGGTTGTTTTCCAGTCCTCCCATGGACTCGCATGCGCAGGAGAATCGGTGA